Sequence from the Punica granatum isolate Tunisia-2019 unplaced genomic scaffold, ASM765513v2 Contig00334, whole genome shotgun sequence genome:
ATTTTTCCCACAGCACCTAAAAATTTTCTTCCTGTATATCTCAGTCTCGTACCTTGGGACATCTGCGTTCTTGGTCAGTATGCTGTTGTGAAGACAAAACAAGAGCAAACCTGTGCAATGGATCGAATTATGTATTGAATGAAAATTGCAGGTTGATTCACTTCTTCTCcttgtttttctttaataaaaaaagaaccaTCCACAACTTAAACGTGAAAATCCGATGCTTATTTATCCTTTTCCATTTCCTATTTCCAAAGGAATTGTGGAGCTGAAGAAGCCGTTCTTTTATGATCACGGCTGGGTTACATTGGGAGCTGCTACGTACAGGACTCAACCTACAATGATTCTGAGCAATTTCAGCAAGAATTTAGAACATAACAAAGGGATTAGCATAAACACCAAACTTCAGGTTAAAAACCCCGGACTGAAACTTTAATCCACTGCAACAGAGCTGAAAACGACACTATTGTGTGGCAATTCTCATCCTTCAAGTCCCTCGGTACTATGGGATAGGAGAGGTGCCCTCCCCCTGCCCTTGCTGATCTGATTATGCTTTCATTTCATCACTGATGATGAGGATCCGGATTTGATGTCCCATCAGGGATTGAATGAACTAACCCCCTCAACATTGACAGCCATAAGTAAAATGATCGGATGATACCCTTATGCTAATGTTTCACCTTCTTTAAGCTTCTGGCGCGATATGGGAGCATTACTACTGTTTCGACTCGAGCTAGTTGGAACTATGATTTCTTATCACGAGCACTAGGAAGCAGGAAGATTTATTGACCGCTACGGTTCCATGAGAAGGCCAACTCATCATAGTCAACAAGAAGATAAAAAGGCCAAATTCTAGATGCGCAATACATAATTCACAGTAAACAACTTGCAAGGCTCCTGGCTTCAAACCCAGAATAAATGGAAGATTTCAGTAGCAACGATAGAAACAGAATCTACAGTACATATTTTCATGTGACATAAACTTGCAAGGAGCAGTCACAGGAAACATTCTGCCGCGTGTTTTTATTACATTGTGACATTGCTTGGACTTGAATATACAAGAACACATACACTTGAATATATAAGAACGCATACAACACACTGACACAAAGGCACCCCAATTCCTCTGCTAGTATGATCTCCAAGATCTCCCCAACTGAGGAGGGGTCTGCAGACTCCTATATATGATTGTCCCATTTATTGCTGTCCATCGACCATTTGTTGCCTTGCCTCTCCATCATCACACCAAGTCCTCATAAcattttttcatgtgggaaaagaaaggaacagaaaagaaattcaaaatcacTTCTTGCTAGAAATATCTGGAAGTTATGACAAATCGAGAGCACGCATCAAATTGAAATGTAAATACGAGTTTGTAGATCACCTTCCATGAGTTCTTGTAGCTCTTTTTTGCAGCTTGTATATTCTTCTCTCCATCATCTTCATGAGCCATAGAGGTCTCCAAATATGAAGCACGATATGCCCTATGGAAAGTCTGAGCACATTTCTGCATCTGTAACCCAATATTGGTACTGCTCACCATTCGATCCATCGTCCCTTCTCCATATATTCTTCTTCTCTGTATGAGTTGAAGGTGGTGGTTTGTTTGCATCCTCTCCACGTTCTCTTGACAAGGGGAATCCGCACAGCCAGGTATTTCCCCCAGAGGAATTGCTCTTGAATGTGTTGAATTGTTTGCCTTTAGGAATCGTTCCCTCGAGCCGATTCACAACAAAGGTTTAAGTATGCCAGTGATGATACATCCGTAGGAGTCTCTCCAAAGAGACTATTCAACGAGAGTCTAGCCATTAAAGATTAGTCAGGTCCCCTAACGAATCCAGGATAGCACCAGTCAAACTGTTCTTCGAGGAGTTGAGCCTTATGAGAGTAATTTTAGATCCCCCAATCGCCTCAACGATTTCCCCTTGAAAACTGTTACATGATAAGTCCATGAGCGTGAACGTCTTGTGGATTCTCAACACTTGTGTAATTTTAAAGTATTGCCCGCCCTCTTCCCAATGTAGTAGCTATCCCCGCTCCTCGTTTCCACCCATCATGCCTTTGAAACTAGCGTGCTGCTATTGGAAACTGATTTGCACTGTGATTGTTGGCATGCTGCTGTTTGAGGATGATTAAGGAGTCCTGTTCAACactcttatttttttctacGGCCATTTTGCCAGCTCTAGAAGGGGAAAGGGCAAGTTGAGAAGGATATAATACCTGAGGGCCGGAAAATTTAACATTAGTACTCACTACTAAAACTCATCAAACCTTTGCAACAAAGGCACCAACGGAGTTAACAACACAGTACATACTTTTCATGTAGCAACTTGCGAAGAACTGTGACAGCAAACACCTTGTTTCGTGTTTTTATTACATCAAGACACTGCTAATAACATGTACATATAAGAAAACACATAAGGACACTCCATTCCTCCGTTAGTATGATCTTCAGGATCACCCGAACTGAGGGGCATGGCGGGACCTGGAGGCTCCTATATTCGTTCCACTTATTGCAATTTACCGACCATTTGTTGCTCTGCCTCATTCATCGACGCCGAGCCCTCGTACAGTTTCTTCgtattgaaaaagaaagggaaataaaaaatttcagagTGATTTTCTTTCTGGAAATATATAGAAAGATATGACAGGAATTAAGAGCAGGCATAAATCGATAACTAAATACGAGTTTGCAGCTCACCTTCCACGAGTTCTTCTAGCTCTCCTTTGCAGCTTGTATATTCTTCTCTCCATCATCCTCATGAGCCATAGAGGTCTGCGGAAATGAAGCATGATATATCCTGCTGAAAGTCTGAATGCAGTCCCGCATCCATAACCCATTGGTACTGCCTGCCATTCGATCCAACTTCCCTTCTCcgtatcttcttcttctgcacGAGTTGACGGTGCCGGTTTGTTTGCATCCTCTCTGCATTCTCTTGGCAATGGAAATCCGCACAACCCGGGATTTCCCCCAAAGGAGTCGCCCTTGAATGTGTTGAACTGTTTGCCCTTAGGAATGGGTCCCATGAGCCGGTTCACGGAGAGATTTAAGTATGCCAGTGATGTTAGATCAGCTAAGGAGCCAGGGATCTCTCCAGAGAGATTATTCAGCGAGAGGTCTATCCATTCAAGATTAGTCAGATTCCCAAATGAATATGGGATGGCGCCTGTGAGGTTGTTCTGAGAGAAGTTGAGGCCAGTGAGTAATTTTAGATCCCCGATCGCATCAGGTATCTTCCCTTGAAAATGGTTACacgataagtcgatgatggagaatgctttttgaattttaatcaACTCTAGCGTAACCCCTTTCCCAATCACACTAGCACTCTGAAAGATTTGGTTGCCCCTTGCCTGATGAACGAAGTTCCCTCGTTTCTCATCTCCACTTGTCATGCTTTTGAAACTAGCGACATATTGGGTTGGGAAAGCACCATGGAAATTGTTATTGGAGAGGTCAAAAATTTGCAGCTTGGAAAAGGGTTGAGGCGATCCACTAGTATTTACTAGACCATGGAACTTGTTCGACCTTAAAGCCAGAATGTACAGGCTTGGGAGAACTTCAAGCCAACTGGGAAATGAATCCTGGAGTTCGTTGTTACTGAGATCTAAAATTTCCAGCTTGCTGCAGTTTGCCCAGAACCTTGGCAATTTGCCTCCTAAATGATTTTGTGATAAGTCGATAGTTGTAAAGTTGCAGTTGTTCGGAGCTGATAATGTTTCAGGTACTGGGCCTCGAAAGGAATTCATAGATAGGTCTAAGTCCAATACACTGGCACTCCCATCCATAAGGCACTGAGGTATTCTGCCGGTCAA
This genomic interval carries:
- the LOC116190149 gene encoding receptor-like protein 33, which produces MLHSIRPVLFSNDITDSFPYWLRTAPLRALNLGKNNLHGLVGPDPLELNFPHLYFLDIKMNNFAGSLPSKHFLQSNLTDIDLSINKFEGALPILPPRVEMFVISSNRFTGEIPLLLCNSTNLVKLDLSNNSLTGRIPQCLMDGSASVLDLDLSMNSFRGPVPETLSAPNNCNFTTIDLSQNHLGGKLPRFWANCSKLEILDLSNNELQDSFPSWLEVLPSLYILALRSNKFHGLVNTSGSPQPFSKLQIFDLSNNNFHGAFPTQYVASFKSMTSGDEKRGNFVHQARGNQIFQSASVIGKGVTLELIKIQKAFSIIDLSCNHFQGKIPDAIGDLKLLTGLNFSQNNLTGAIPYSFGNLTNLEWIDLSLNNLSGEIPGSLADLTSLAYLNLSVNRLMGPIPKGKQFNTFKGDSFGGNPGLCGFPLPRECREDANKPAPSTRAEEEDTEKGSWIEWQAVPMGYGCGTAFRLSAGYIMLHFRRPLWLMRMMERRIYKLQRRARRTRGR